One Symphalangus syndactylus isolate Jambi chromosome 9, NHGRI_mSymSyn1-v2.1_pri, whole genome shotgun sequence DNA segment encodes these proteins:
- the CEBPE gene encoding CCAAT/enhancer-binding protein epsilon: MSHGTYYECEPRGGQQPLEFSGGRAGPGELGDMCEHEASIDLSAYIESGEEQLLSDLFAVKPAPEARGLKGPGTPAFPHYLPPDPRPFAYPPHTFGPDRKALGPGIYSSPGSYDPRAVAVKEEPRGPEGSRAASRGSYNPLQYQVAHCGQTAMHLPPTLAASGQPLRVLKAPLATAAPPCSPLLKAPSPAGPLHKGKKAVNKDSLEYRLRRERNNIAVRKSRDKAKRRILETQQKVLEYMAENERLRSRVEQLTQELDTLRNLFRQIPEAANLIKGVGGCS, translated from the exons ATGTCCCACGGGACCTACTACGAGTGTGAGCCCCGGGGTGGCCAGCAGCCACTTGAGTTCTCAGGGGGCCGAGCTGGGCCCGGGGAGCTAGGGGACATGTGTGAGCATGAGGCCTCCATTGACCTCTCCGCCTACATCGAGTCTGGGGAAGAGCAGCTTCTCTCCGATCTCTTTGCCGTGAAGCCAGCGCCTGAGGCCAGAGGCCTCAAGGGCCCCGGAACCCCTGCCTTCCCCCACTACTTGCCGCCTGACCCTCGGCCCTTTGCCTACCCTCCACATACCTTCGGCCCAGACAGGAAGGCGCTGGGGCCTGGCATCTACAGCAGCCCAGGGAGCTACGACCCCAGGGCTGTGGCGGTGAAGGAGGAGCCCCGGGGGCCAGAGGGCAGCCGAGCTGCCAGCCGAGGCAGCTACAATCCCCTGCAGTACCAAGTGGCACACTGTGGGCAGACAGCCATGCACCTGCCCCCAACTCTGGCAGCATCCGGCCAGCCTCTGCGCGTTCTCAAG GCCCCTTTGGCCACTGCCGCACCCCCCTGCAGTCCCCTCCTGAAGGCGCCCTCCCCGGCTGGCCCCTTACACAAGGGCAAGAAGGCAGTGAACAAAGACAGCCTTGAGTACCGGCTGAGGCGGGAGCGCAACAACATTGCCGTGCGCAAGAGCCGGGACAAGGCCAAGAGGCGCATTCTGGAGACGCAGCAGAAGGTGCTGGAGTACATGGCAGAGAATGAGCGCCTCCGCAGCCGCGTGGAGCAGCTCACCCAGGAGCTAGACACCCTCCGCAACCTCTTCCGCCAGATTCCTGAGGCGGCCAACCTCATCAAGGGCGTGGGGGGTTGCAGCTGA